Proteins found in one Exiguobacterium sp. 9-2 genomic segment:
- a CDS encoding C39 family peptidase, which produces MKRFLSALLVAAVIVGVLSPSLIAEAATKLTVTTEVLRVREKPSTSSKILGNVYKGNAYTSKGTSGSWYKISYKSRTGYIHKNYVKSSSSKYTSTGTKYTTVGTLNVRTGAGTKYKVVGQLNKGVAVATYGTSGSWTRILYKGSYRYISTQYVSKSKPSTTTKQLNVPYYNQYSLGYPSGCEFVSLKMALEYKKKAVSAASLYNQMPKSMKNATYKNGKYYWADPQKMFTGNPAGTLDYYKNWGIYPKGILPLAKKYRSGSVDISKQGVSKIESEIRSGNPVIVWATVDFKNPYGYFSWIKPDGKTFTGYRNYHVMLVTGVSSGSFYVSDPYRGKYSVSRSQFTSVFNQTGQYALSVR; this is translated from the coding sequence ATGAAACGATTCTTATCCGCATTGCTCGTAGCGGCTGTCATCGTTGGGGTACTCAGCCCTTCGTTGATCGCTGAGGCCGCGACGAAGTTGACCGTGACGACGGAGGTCTTGCGTGTCCGCGAAAAACCGTCGACATCGAGTAAGATTCTCGGTAACGTCTACAAAGGGAACGCCTACACTTCAAAGGGAACGTCCGGCAGCTGGTATAAAATCAGCTACAAATCCCGCACAGGCTACATACACAAGAACTACGTCAAATCGTCTTCATCGAAATATACGTCGACAGGAACGAAGTATACGACGGTCGGCACACTCAACGTCCGGACAGGTGCTGGAACGAAGTATAAAGTCGTAGGACAGCTGAATAAAGGGGTTGCCGTTGCGACATACGGCACGTCAGGGAGCTGGACACGGATTCTCTACAAGGGAAGCTACCGCTATATCTCGACGCAATACGTTTCGAAGTCAAAACCATCGACGACGACGAAGCAGTTAAACGTTCCGTACTACAACCAATATTCACTCGGGTATCCATCTGGCTGTGAGTTCGTCTCGTTGAAGATGGCACTCGAATACAAGAAAAAAGCCGTTTCTGCTGCGTCACTCTATAATCAAATGCCGAAAAGCATGAAGAACGCGACGTATAAAAACGGGAAGTATTACTGGGCAGATCCACAAAAGATGTTCACAGGTAATCCCGCTGGAACGCTCGACTACTACAAGAACTGGGGAATCTATCCGAAAGGAATTCTACCTCTCGCTAAAAAATACCGCAGCGGGTCCGTTGATATCTCAAAACAAGGTGTTTCAAAGATTGAGAGTGAGATCCGTAGCGGAAACCCGGTCATCGTCTGGGCAACGGTCGATTTCAAAAATCCATACGGTTATTTCTCTTGGATTAAACCAGACGGTAAAACATTCACAGGGTACCGTAATTATCATGTCATGCTTGTGACGGGTGTCTCGAGCGGTTCGTTCTACGTTTCAGATCCATATCGTGGCAAGTATAGTGTCAGTCGCTCGCAGTTCACATCCGTTTTCAATCAAACGGGACAATATGCGTTATCTGTTCGTTAA
- a CDS encoding DUF2339 domain-containing protein encodes MEDPRITRLEQEVEALRQRVAALEGQHTSSVAPEPSEPEVSTVARPAPRPAYTKRKPVVPPPTFKEKRSREDWEQVIATVWLPRIGAIFAALGALFLFSYASVAGLISPPVRIGSGVLIGLLVIALGEYQYEKKRRELGVGLVATGTIVALAALFAGMALYQFYPPSLAFLLELVVVFIAYGLMLWMRSQALLVLVSITGFLLPYLQLSDNPNLPLFLLYEVILFAAIFFAVDRLKAKKAFVFAWVIFTIALAFGLLSLELYWLDEQVPRLDEWSLLLATFFGYGATSFVGKRIQFEKNVPSWLAGGVVLLTLLILDWSFGTLIAILFAGTAYLLAERLKDLAQNGVGHVALLVAVLLIPADALSWTYQLRYFLIAGLIAAFWFVPRARMPHQRLFNVGLYVVFIFSAVVDYETYQNLGLSYALTVLAMVLASTAFVLLLVQTHRDPRWKGSWQLVLVLAAIGVFTTYTLIIMELPFYRGLEETARSTTLSAAYIVLALVLVAIGRMRTSSTWRLSGLLLLTISAVKLLLFDLSFLTLFQKAFVFIGFGIVTFIISRTYFKKRKKNT; translated from the coding sequence ATGGAAGATCCACGGATCACGCGTCTCGAGCAGGAGGTCGAAGCGTTACGCCAACGCGTGGCTGCCCTTGAAGGACAGCACACTTCGTCTGTCGCACCTGAACCGAGCGAACCAGAAGTGAGTACGGTCGCCCGCCCAGCTCCGCGCCCTGCTTATACGAAACGAAAACCGGTTGTTCCTCCACCAACATTTAAGGAAAAACGCTCCCGCGAAGACTGGGAACAGGTCATCGCGACCGTTTGGTTACCCCGGATTGGAGCCATATTCGCCGCACTTGGGGCTTTGTTCCTCTTTTCCTACGCCTCGGTTGCCGGTCTGATCAGTCCGCCTGTCCGCATCGGAAGTGGGGTATTGATCGGTTTACTCGTCATCGCCCTTGGAGAATACCAGTATGAGAAGAAACGACGTGAGCTCGGGGTCGGACTCGTCGCGACCGGTACGATCGTCGCCTTGGCGGCACTGTTCGCCGGGATGGCCTTATATCAATTCTATCCACCATCTTTAGCCTTCTTACTTGAGCTCGTCGTCGTCTTCATCGCGTACGGTTTGATGCTCTGGATGCGATCGCAAGCCTTGCTCGTCCTCGTATCCATCACCGGCTTCTTATTACCGTATCTGCAATTATCAGATAATCCAAACTTACCGCTTTTCTTATTGTACGAAGTCATCCTCTTCGCAGCGATCTTCTTTGCGGTTGACCGACTGAAGGCAAAAAAAGCGTTTGTCTTCGCTTGGGTGATCTTTACGATCGCACTCGCGTTCGGTCTACTCTCGTTAGAGCTCTACTGGCTTGATGAACAGGTACCACGACTTGATGAATGGTCTCTCTTACTTGCGACATTCTTCGGCTACGGTGCGACTTCCTTCGTCGGAAAACGGATTCAGTTTGAGAAGAACGTCCCAAGTTGGCTCGCTGGGGGTGTCGTCTTACTGACGTTACTGATCCTTGACTGGTCGTTCGGTACGCTGATCGCGATTCTGTTCGCTGGCACTGCCTATCTGCTCGCTGAACGATTGAAGGATCTCGCTCAAAACGGTGTCGGTCACGTCGCCTTACTCGTCGCCGTCCTCTTGATTCCGGCAGATGCCCTCAGCTGGACGTATCAACTGCGCTACTTTTTGATTGCTGGATTAATCGCTGCATTCTGGTTCGTTCCACGAGCGCGAATGCCACACCAACGGTTATTTAACGTCGGATTGTATGTCGTCTTCATCTTCTCGGCTGTCGTTGACTATGAAACCTATCAAAACCTAGGTTTATCCTACGCCTTGACCGTTCTAGCGATGGTCCTAGCTTCGACGGCGTTCGTCTTACTCCTCGTTCAGACACATCGTGATCCGAGGTGGAAAGGGTCGTGGCAACTCGTACTTGTCCTAGCGGCGATCGGTGTTTTTACGACCTATACGTTGATCATCATGGAGTTACCGTTCTATCGCGGTCTTGAAGAGACAGCGCGTAGTACGACGTTATCCGCGGCTTATATCGTCCTTGCCCTCGTGCTCGTCGCGATCGGTCGGATGCGGACGTCGTCGACATGGCGGTTATCCGGGTTGTTGCTCCTGACGATCAGTGCCGTCAAGCTTTTATTGTTTGACTTGTCATTCCTCACCTTGTTCCAAAAAGCGTTCGTCTTCATTGGCTTTGGGATTGTCACGTTCATTATTTCACGGACCTATTTCAAAAAACGAAAAAAAAATACCTGA
- a CDS encoding GNAT family N-acetyltransferase → MIRQATSKDVRNIATLLEQKALSLKAGGSSQWSAYLEQDIEQLVVRDLEAGRLYVFEDQNELLGSVALLPSLEWDQSLWDDVEGLYIHRIVVSDRAKGRGVGRKLLEHAIAVTEDEGEILRLDCVASNEFLNAYYTSFGFVHQGTRDGFAIYEYERIEATA, encoded by the coding sequence ATGATACGACAAGCTACATCAAAAGACGTTCGAAACATCGCAACCCTACTTGAGCAAAAAGCGCTCTCCCTCAAAGCCGGTGGCAGTAGCCAGTGGTCTGCTTATCTTGAGCAAGACATCGAGCAACTCGTCGTGCGAGATTTAGAAGCCGGTCGCCTGTATGTCTTTGAGGATCAGAACGAGCTGCTTGGTTCCGTTGCCCTGCTTCCTTCGCTCGAATGGGATCAATCCTTGTGGGATGATGTAGAAGGTCTGTATATCCATCGAATCGTCGTCAGCGACCGCGCAAAAGGACGTGGAGTCGGTCGGAAACTGCTGGAACATGCGATTGCTGTGACAGAGGACGAAGGGGAAATCCTGCGACTCGACTGTGTCGCTTCAAACGAGTTTCTCAATGCGTATTACACGTCATTCGGCTTCGTCCATCAAGGAACACGGGACGGGTTCGCGATTTACGAGTATGAACGCATCGAAGCGACAGCCTGA
- a CDS encoding oxidoreductase, translated as MRLNIGFIGFGKSTTRYHLPYVMIEDNYHVTWIYNRKEKPELFASYQDRLPDARFTTDVSEMLADPALDVVVINTPPATHFEYALLALQHQKHVLVEKPFTVTEEETKRLFAEAHAQGVKILAYQNRRYDSDFQVVAQIIRSGKLGRLVEVVSQFDLFRPEAASADARHENGALYGLGVHTLDQIIALFGKPDKVAFDVRSVRLPHNPDDAFAIDLYYPELKVSVRTSHVALAPAPRWMLHGTNGTFIKQHVDRQELDLKANYFPGEEGFGEDSEDDYGRLIYHDEHGHLQDVRIPSPVGDYGKLYRAFYRSIVEDAPLPVKEEDTLFVAHLLEQAFAQPSPYILTIQN; from the coding sequence ATGCGATTGAATATTGGCTTCATCGGCTTTGGCAAAAGTACGACCCGTTACCATTTACCGTACGTGATGATCGAGGACAACTATCACGTCACCTGGATTTACAATCGGAAGGAAAAACCGGAGCTGTTCGCGTCCTATCAGGATCGACTGCCAGATGCACGTTTTACGACGGATGTGTCTGAGATGCTCGCTGACCCGGCACTTGATGTCGTCGTCATCAATACACCACCGGCTACCCATTTCGAATACGCGTTGCTCGCCTTGCAACATCAAAAGCATGTTCTCGTCGAAAAGCCGTTTACCGTGACTGAAGAGGAGACGAAGCGTTTATTTGCGGAAGCACATGCGCAAGGCGTCAAGATTCTCGCCTATCAAAACCGACGTTACGACAGCGACTTCCAAGTCGTCGCGCAAATCATCCGGTCCGGGAAACTTGGTCGTCTCGTCGAGGTCGTCTCGCAATTTGATCTATTCCGCCCAGAAGCGGCGTCAGCTGATGCGCGTCACGAAAACGGTGCGCTTTACGGACTCGGCGTCCATACGCTCGATCAAATCATCGCTTTGTTCGGAAAACCGGACAAGGTCGCCTTTGACGTGCGCAGTGTTCGACTGCCGCATAATCCAGACGACGCGTTTGCGATTGATCTCTATTATCCGGAGCTGAAAGTCAGTGTTCGGACGAGTCACGTCGCGCTTGCTCCGGCACCGAGGTGGATGTTACACGGAACGAACGGTACGTTCATCAAACAACACGTCGATCGGCAAGAGCTCGACCTGAAAGCGAACTACTTCCCGGGAGAAGAGGGGTTCGGTGAGGATTCGGAAGACGATTACGGTCGTTTGATTTATCATGATGAACACGGTCACTTACAAGACGTCCGGATTCCGAGTCCCGTCGGTGATTACGGCAAGCTGTACCGTGCCTTTTACCGTAGTATCGTCGAAGATGCACCGCTTCCGGTGAAAGAAGAGGATACCTTGTTTGTTGCCCATCTGCTCGAACAGGCTTTTGCGCAACCGTCACCTTATATCTTGACGATCCAAAATTAA